The Rhododendron vialii isolate Sample 1 chromosome 6a, ASM3025357v1 genome includes a window with the following:
- the LOC131328294 gene encoding uncharacterized protein LOC131328294, which yields MDDYNFSISDSWSFENDVRSEESIFENREDMLTWARSVGLKYGIVEVILNSTKLKGSKLPKCILGCERGGKYEPPRYLVEGQSLQRNTGTRKCDCPFQLRGHKYPSRLKPIEKQFVVDMANSTAPREILTKLDGLTSIQYVIRQLLEKDYLHQFITNPDTNEITDIIWVHRMSLELSVNFPSVLIIDATYKTNEYRKPLLEVVDITSTWANLLAYVRLS from the exons ATGGATGactacaacttttcaatttcagatagttggtcatTTGAGAATGATGTTCGTAGTGAGGAGAGC atttttgaaaatagagAAGATATGTTAACTTGGGCGCGGAGCGTTGGTCTAAAATATGGTATTGTGGAGGTTATTTTAAATTCTACTAAGTTAAAAGGCAGCAAATTGCCGAAGTGCATTCTTGGTTgtgaaagaggaggaaagtacGAACCGCCACGGTATCTAGTTGAAGGGCAATCCTTACAAAGAAACACTGGGACTAGAAAATGCGATTGCCCATTTCAACTGCGAg GCCACAAGTACCCGTCAAGGCTAAAACCaatagagaaacaatttgtggtcgACATGGCCAACAGCACCGCGCCTCGTGAAATTCTTa CCAAACTGGACGGTCTAACTTCTATTCAGTATGTCATACGTCAATTACTTGAGAAAGATTACCTCCATCAATTTATTACAAATCCAGATACcaacgaaatcacagatattaTTTGGGTTCATCGTATGAGTCTAGAGCTATCTGTCAACTTTCCGTCCGTACTGATCATTGACGCCACGTACAAAACGAATGAGTATCGAAAACCACTATTGGAGGTTGTGGATATCACATCCACATGGGCGAACTTACTCGCTTATGTTCGCTTATCTTAG